A window of the Desulfurellaceae bacterium genome harbors these coding sequences:
- a CDS encoding cupin domain-containing protein: protein MGLFRLYTGADGQSHFEDQSLASHPELTEAQNASRIFFAEMAPGRFIDWHPAPRRQYVIILSGELEIGLGDGTTRRFGPGDARLVEDTTGQGHTTRAVSDTPVVTAVVPLGD from the coding sequence ATGGGTTTGTTCCGACTCTACACCGGTGCCGACGGTCAGTCGCACTTTGAAGACCAGAGTCTGGCCTCACACCCCGAGCTGACCGAGGCGCAAAACGCTTCGCGCATCTTTTTTGCCGAGATGGCCCCCGGCCGGTTCATCGACTGGCACCCGGCGCCCCGTCGGCAGTATGTCATCATTCTGTCCGGCGAGCTGGAGATCGGCCTGGGCGACGGCACCACGCGCCGCTTCGGTCCGGGCGACGCGCGCCTGGTTGAGGACACGACCGGCCAGGGCCACACCACGCGGGCGGTGAGCGACACCCCGGTCGTGACTGCGGTCGTGCCCCTGGGTGATTAG
- a CDS encoding CoA transferase, giving the protein MKPLEHLRVLDLTRFLAGPYCTLLLGGLGAEVIKVEPPGKGEGHRDRPPYAGPRGASLSKQTEDDIGLMVLHRARNKKSVTLNLRSAQGVELFKQLCRKADVVVENYSPGTLDKMGLSFASLREVNPRLIVCSISGFGQTGPYSEWRAYDPIIQAMGGINSVTGFPDRQPVRCGAAISDTTAPLFGVIGILSALQQRDKTGRGEWVDISMQDGTFFFLPELVEYLNAGEIPVRRGNSHIGGAPFNVYDASDGHVSVCAVTARGWENCLRAIGREDLKDDPRYSHLSNRVKNRAEVDQLMQDWMAQHTVAEAVQILQAHEVPSSPVLDPQQLLEDEHLAARGMVVPLSHPTHGPMPGVKGFGMPITFVENPVQFDQPAPELGAHNAEVYGQLLGLADARLQALKDQGVI; this is encoded by the coding sequence ATGAAGCCACTCGAACATCTGCGCGTCCTCGACCTGACCCGTTTTCTGGCCGGTCCGTACTGCACCCTGTTGCTGGGCGGCTTGGGCGCCGAGGTCATAAAAGTCGAACCCCCGGGCAAGGGTGAAGGCCACCGCGACCGTCCGCCCTACGCCGGTCCTCGGGGCGCCAGCCTGAGCAAGCAGACCGAGGACGACATCGGCCTGATGGTCCTGCATCGGGCCCGTAATAAAAAGAGCGTGACGCTCAACCTGCGTTCGGCTCAGGGCGTCGAGCTGTTCAAGCAGCTGTGCCGCAAGGCCGATGTCGTGGTCGAGAATTACTCGCCCGGCACCCTGGACAAGATGGGCCTGAGCTTTGCCAGCCTGCGGGAGGTCAACCCGCGGCTCATTGTGTGCTCCATCTCGGGTTTTGGTCAGACCGGCCCGTACAGCGAATGGCGGGCCTACGATCCGATCATTCAGGCCATGGGCGGGATTAACAGCGTGACCGGTTTTCCCGACCGCCAGCCGGTCCGCTGCGGGGCGGCCATCAGCGATACCACAGCGCCCCTGTTCGGGGTCATCGGCATCCTGTCAGCCCTCCAGCAACGTGACAAAACCGGCCGCGGCGAGTGGGTCGATATCTCGATGCAGGACGGGACTTTCTTCTTCCTGCCCGAGCTGGTCGAGTACCTGAACGCCGGGGAAATTCCGGTCCGGCGCGGCAACTCGCACATCGGCGGGGCGCCGTTCAACGTCTACGACGCCTCGGACGGCCACGTGTCGGTGTGCGCCGTCACCGCCCGTGGCTGGGAGAACTGTCTGCGGGCCATCGGCCGGGAAGACCTCAAGGACGACCCCCGCTATTCCCACCTGTCGAACCGGGTCAAAAACCGCGCCGAGGTTGACCAGCTCATGCAGGACTGGATGGCTCAGCATACGGTGGCCGAGGCGGTCCAAATCCTGCAAGCGCACGAGGTGCCCTCCAGCCCGGTGCTGGATCCCCAACAGCTCCTGGAAGACGAACATCTGGCCGCCCGAGGCATGGTCGTGCCCCTGTCGCATCCGACCCACGGCCCGATGCCGGGCGTCAAGGGCTTTGGCATGCCGATCACGTTTGTCGAAAACCCGGTGCAGTTCGACCAGCCGGCGCCGGAACTGGGCGCGCATAACGCCGAGGTATACGGCCAGCTGCTGGGTCTGGCCGACGCCCGGCTGCAAGCGCTGAAAGACCAAGGGGTTATTTGA
- a CDS encoding acetamidase/formamidase family protein, translating into MAPTADVYIAIDRTKSLSQEPHTGHNRWHPDIPPVATVEPGQVVGLETRDAFDGQLQPDSGTEDVGRIDLNVVHPLTGPVYISGAEPGDLLEVTIRDIEPQPFGFTVQAVGFGFLRDVFPEPHIVRWTIADGAATSEDLPRVRIPGAPFMGVMGVAPSHELLERINSRETELAGRGGMVLLPETAGAIPADGGLAGRAMRTIAPHETGGNVDIKQLTAGTLLRIPVYVPGGLFSVGDAHFAQGDGECCGTAVEMAATCYCSFSLLKQVAAERQINDVQFSRSEYFTTPEMAAPRRFFATTGQCTTRDGQARAEDASLAARNALLNMIDHLMAEYGYTRQQAYAICSVAVDLKISEVVDVPNFVVSAFLPLDIFD; encoded by the coding sequence ATGGCCCCAACAGCCGATGTCTATATTGCGATTGACCGGACCAAATCGCTCAGTCAGGAGCCCCACACCGGCCATAACCGCTGGCACCCCGACATTCCGCCGGTGGCCACGGTTGAGCCCGGTCAGGTGGTTGGCCTGGAAACCCGCGACGCCTTTGATGGCCAGCTACAGCCCGACTCAGGGACCGAAGATGTGGGCAGGATCGACCTGAATGTGGTTCATCCGCTGACCGGGCCGGTCTATATCAGCGGCGCCGAGCCCGGCGATTTGCTTGAGGTGACGATCCGGGACATTGAGCCGCAGCCCTTCGGCTTCACCGTCCAGGCGGTGGGCTTTGGGTTTCTGCGCGATGTGTTTCCCGAACCCCATATCGTGCGCTGGACGATTGCCGACGGCGCGGCCACGTCTGAGGATCTGCCCCGAGTCCGCATCCCGGGCGCACCGTTCATGGGGGTGATGGGTGTTGCGCCCTCGCACGAGCTGCTGGAGCGTATCAACAGCCGCGAGACCGAGCTGGCCGGTCGCGGCGGAATGGTGCTGCTGCCCGAAACGGCCGGTGCGATTCCGGCTGATGGCGGGCTGGCCGGCCGCGCCATGCGGACGATCGCGCCCCACGAGACCGGCGGCAACGTCGATATCAAGCAGCTGACCGCAGGCACGCTGCTGCGGATTCCCGTCTACGTGCCCGGTGGCCTGTTTTCGGTTGGCGACGCGCATTTTGCCCAGGGCGACGGCGAGTGTTGCGGCACGGCGGTGGAAATGGCGGCGACCTGTTACTGTTCTTTCAGCCTGCTCAAACAGGTCGCGGCCGAGCGTCAGATCAACGATGTGCAGTTCTCCCGCAGCGAGTACTTCACCACGCCCGAGATGGCCGCACCCCGGCGCTTTTTTGCCACCACCGGCCAGTGTACGACCCGTGACGGCCAGGCCCGGGCCGAGGACGCCAGCCTGGCGGCCAGGAACGCGCTGCTGAACATGATCGATCATCTGATGGCCGAGTACGGCTATACCCGCCAGCAGGCCTACGCCATTTGCAGTGTGGCGGTCGATCTGAAGATCAGCGAGGTGGTGGATGTGCCGAACTTTGTGGTGTCGGCCTTTTTGCCGCTCGACATTTTTGACTAA